A window of Prolixibacter sp. SD074 contains these coding sequences:
- the gldA gene encoding gliding motility-associated ABC transporter ATP-binding subunit GldA, with translation MSIQVERITQRYGEQKALDDVTFSIRTGEVTGFLGPNGAGKSTMMKIITGLLTPSSGNVMVNDLPVRKHSININRQIGYLPENNPLYPDMYIREYLELVSGMYPIKNRRERVDEMINLTGLVPELGKKIGSLSNGFRQRVGIAQALIHDPEVLILDEPTSGLDPAQLIEIRRLIQEVSRNKTVMLSTHIMQEVEAICNRVLIIHKGQIVADKNRSQFHTLRTDAPQVIRIETQGDVTTQMLSSVEGVGQVEKTGDAEWLLTATTAEDIRPAVFRFAAKHGFILLTLQRETTTLEKVFLEVTGH, from the coding sequence ATGTCGATACAGGTTGAAAGGATTACGCAGCGATATGGAGAACAGAAAGCCTTGGACGATGTTACATTTTCCATTCGCACCGGTGAGGTGACTGGTTTCCTGGGGCCGAATGGCGCCGGAAAATCAACTATGATGAAGATAATCACGGGTTTGCTTACACCTTCGTCGGGCAACGTAATGGTGAACGACCTGCCCGTTCGGAAACATTCCATCAACATAAACCGCCAGATAGGTTACCTACCCGAAAATAATCCCCTGTACCCTGACATGTACATTCGGGAATATCTTGAATTGGTTTCCGGTATGTACCCGATAAAAAACCGGAGAGAGAGAGTTGACGAGATGATAAACCTCACCGGGCTGGTCCCTGAGTTAGGGAAGAAAATCGGTTCACTGTCAAACGGTTTCCGGCAACGTGTAGGCATTGCGCAGGCGCTAATTCATGATCCGGAGGTTCTCATTCTTGATGAACCAACGTCTGGGCTCGATCCGGCCCAGCTGATTGAAATCCGCCGTTTGATTCAGGAAGTAAGCCGGAACAAAACCGTCATGCTATCCACCCACATCATGCAGGAAGTGGAGGCTATTTGTAACCGGGTTCTCATCATCCACAAAGGGCAAATTGTAGCCGATAAAAACCGTTCTCAGTTTCATACACTCCGAACCGATGCGCCTCAAGTGATCCGGATTGAAACACAGGGAGACGTAACCACTCAGATGCTTTCCTCTGTCGAAGGAGTTGGGCAAGTCGAAAAAACGGGCGATGCCGAATGGTTGTTAACAGCAACCACTGCCGAAGATATCAGGCCGGCCGTATTCCGCTTTGCAGCAAAGCATGGATTTATTTTACTTACGCTGCAGCGCGAAACGACTACACTCGAAAAAGTATTTCTGGAAGTGACCGGCCATTAA